The following coding sequences are from one Fimbriimonadaceae bacterium window:
- a CDS encoding EAL domain-containing protein produces MGKTRAFWVVASLCEALLVGAAVFLIVALAIYGVWFESDLSALQSKRSELRRLASALSSSIDAEVLDKFHDDRQTNTPEFNEAVAPLRRAFDATPGLRFLYTVRLEDSKVKFVLDATKPGDYDHDGVEDQSRVGEVYDNTDASLTEALTSGAKPHPTASEKPCTDAWGTFISGFAPCLRKDGTMAGVLGVDIDARDFMREQALRRSRALEGLVPAAVLSLVLVIATFVLRYKHRLLQAKAEAEYRQTVRLAEIARRTASAVVVTGLDRCIEWVNEGFVRMTGHRADEVPGTRVSDLLFGDDTDPIRAESLAMAMANLTRTDIELRLDRKDGSRFDAKIEMEPSFDPSGRHTGFMLLMSDVTRERMLQQQLEGSEQRLRATFNSMAEGVVLRMADGTIAHANQAALQILGLGWDELLGFSFGQSPAVLTHSDGTVLEPDDYPSAHTLHTGQAVSNFLAGVQRRDGSRGWIRISTEPVYDGDGKVQGVVSSFADVTEFEEAQNRLASERTRLREFVAHAPAAIAMVDSDFTYIAVSEQWGALFGLDHQSNQKQTLFGDGYATPAGWRSAFRECLAGRVTSVDDEVWSPTPEIRDRHLRWECRPWHLDNGAVGGVLVSAVDTTEQVKREEAIRTQAAMLMDMNRQLDDLATRDPLTNLVNRRRFVEIVDAAVTRPQTTMSAALLYLDLDNFKFVNDAMGHDSGDHLLRTIAERLGQIVTDGVVARLGGDEFAVFLYEADIARATAVAGEIVDAIKLPVELDGRVLSTSFSVGVAPTRGKTSVEALLQQADMAMYYAKSEGKSCWKVYESWMSEETVARLQLESDLRQAWENRDFQVYYQPVVEAETCARVAAEALVRWKHDRRGIIGPDKFIGLLEEIGLIDKVGFWVMRTACEATQRLRWTSAPGLRVAVNVSGQQLKSPGFVPRVLEIIEETGLPADALTLEITETTLVMDLEANRAKLDSLRERGVKIAVDDFGTGYSSMGVLGTLPIDIVKIDKAFVAGMGDSLEAGAIMRALITLTKVLGLETVAEGIESESQFVQLHALGIDYCQGYYFSPPVEHSRYETWVFGAEDAA; encoded by the coding sequence GTGGGGAAGACCAGGGCCTTTTGGGTCGTCGCGTCCCTGTGCGAGGCCCTGCTGGTCGGCGCCGCCGTTTTTCTCATTGTCGCCTTGGCAATCTATGGCGTTTGGTTCGAGTCCGACCTGTCGGCCCTCCAAAGCAAGCGGTCGGAACTGAGACGCCTAGCCTCGGCCCTGTCGTCTTCGATCGACGCCGAGGTCCTCGACAAGTTCCACGACGACCGTCAGACCAACACGCCCGAGTTCAATGAGGCGGTCGCCCCACTCCGGCGTGCTTTCGACGCCACTCCTGGCCTCAGGTTCCTCTATACCGTCCGCCTTGAGGACAGCAAGGTCAAATTTGTCCTCGACGCGACCAAGCCTGGTGACTACGACCACGACGGGGTCGAAGACCAGTCGCGGGTCGGCGAGGTCTATGACAACACCGACGCGTCCCTGACGGAGGCGCTGACCAGTGGGGCCAAGCCGCATCCGACGGCGAGCGAGAAACCTTGCACGGACGCGTGGGGAACCTTCATTTCAGGTTTCGCACCCTGCCTGCGTAAGGACGGCACGATGGCCGGTGTCTTGGGCGTCGACATCGACGCCAGGGACTTCATGCGGGAGCAGGCCTTGCGCCGCAGCCGGGCTCTCGAAGGGCTCGTGCCTGCGGCGGTCCTTTCCCTTGTCCTTGTCATCGCGACCTTTGTCCTCAGATACAAGCACCGTCTTCTCCAAGCGAAGGCGGAGGCGGAGTACAGGCAGACGGTCAGGCTGGCCGAGATCGCCCGACGGACGGCAAGCGCCGTGGTGGTCACGGGGTTGGACAGGTGCATCGAGTGGGTGAACGAGGGGTTTGTCCGGATGACCGGCCACCGTGCCGACGAAGTCCCCGGGACTCGAGTCTCTGACCTTCTGTTTGGCGACGACACCGACCCCATCAGGGCGGAGTCACTGGCCATGGCGATGGCCAACCTGACGCGGACCGACATCGAACTGAGGTTGGACCGGAAAGACGGAAGCCGGTTTGACGCCAAGATCGAAATGGAGCCGTCATTCGACCCGTCGGGCCGCCACACCGGATTCATGCTGCTGATGAGCGACGTGACTCGGGAGCGCATGCTCCAGCAGCAACTGGAGGGCAGCGAACAGCGCCTGCGCGCCACGTTCAACAGCATGGCCGAGGGGGTGGTGCTCCGGATGGCCGACGGAACGATCGCCCACGCCAACCAGGCGGCCCTCCAAATCCTTGGCCTTGGTTGGGACGAACTGCTTGGCTTCAGTTTCGGCCAGTCTCCGGCGGTCCTGACCCATAGTGACGGCACAGTACTGGAGCCAGACGACTATCCTTCGGCCCACACCCTGCACACCGGCCAGGCAGTCAGCAACTTCCTGGCCGGAGTCCAACGCCGTGATGGGAGCCGAGGCTGGATCAGGATCAGCACCGAGCCCGTTTACGACGGGGACGGCAAGGTCCAAGGTGTCGTCAGCTCGTTTGCCGACGTGACAGAGTTTGAGGAGGCGCAGAACCGGCTGGCCAGTGAACGGACTCGGCTCCGGGAGTTTGTCGCCCACGCTCCGGCGGCCATCGCGATGGTCGACTCTGACTTCACCTATATTGCGGTCTCGGAGCAGTGGGGCGCACTCTTTGGGCTCGACCATCAGAGCAACCAGAAGCAGACCCTCTTTGGTGACGGCTACGCGACCCCCGCGGGCTGGCGGTCGGCGTTCCGGGAATGCTTGGCCGGGCGCGTCACATCGGTCGACGATGAAGTTTGGTCGCCCACGCCGGAGATCCGCGACCGACACTTGCGCTGGGAGTGTCGTCCCTGGCACCTCGACAACGGGGCGGTGGGCGGTGTCCTCGTGTCTGCCGTGGACACGACCGAGCAAGTGAAGCGCGAAGAAGCGATCCGGACCCAGGCGGCGATGTTGATGGACATGAACCGCCAACTCGACGACTTGGCGACACGAGACCCCTTGACCAACCTGGTCAACCGGCGGCGATTCGTCGAGATCGTCGACGCTGCCGTCACGAGACCCCAGACAACCATGTCGGCGGCCCTCCTGTACCTCGACCTCGACAACTTCAAGTTTGTCAACGACGCGATGGGGCACGACTCCGGCGACCACTTGTTGCGGACGATCGCCGAAAGGCTGGGTCAAATCGTCACTGACGGGGTGGTCGCCCGGCTGGGTGGTGACGAGTTCGCTGTGTTCCTCTACGAGGCCGACATCGCGCGGGCCACTGCCGTCGCTGGTGAGATTGTGGACGCGATCAAGTTGCCCGTGGAACTCGACGGCCGAGTGCTCTCCACGAGCTTTAGCGTCGGTGTCGCGCCGACCCGGGGCAAGACCAGCGTCGAGGCCCTGCTCCAACAGGCCGACATGGCGATGTACTACGCCAAGTCGGAGGGCAAGTCCTGTTGGAAAGTCTACGAGTCTTGGATGTCAGAGGAAACGGTGGCCCGGCTCCAGTTGGAGTCCGATCTCCGCCAGGCCTGGGAGAACCGCGACTTCCAGGTCTACTACCAGCCGGTCGTCGAGGCGGAGACTTGCGCCCGCGTCGCGGCCGAGGCCCTCGTGAGGTGGAAACATGACCGTCGCGGCATCATCGGGCCCGACAAGTTCATCGGCCTGCTTGAGGAGATCGGCCTGATCGACAAGGTCGGGTTCTGGGTCATGCGGACCGCTTGCGAGGCCACCCAACGCCTGCGTTGGACCTCAGCGCCCGGACTGAGAGTGGCGGTCAACGTTTCCGGCCAACAGTTGAAGTCGCCCGGGTTCGTCCCCCGCGTCCTGGAGATCATCGAAGAGACGGGCCTGCCTGCCGACGCCTTGACCCTGGAGATCACCGAGACGACCTTGGTCATGGACCTAGAGGCCAACCGAGCCAAGCTGGACTCCCTGCGCGAGCGAGGGGTCAAGATCGCCGTCGACGACTTTGGCACCGGCTACTCGTCGATGGGCGTCCTGGGAACCCTTCCCATCGACATCGTCAAGATTGACAAGGCGTTTGTCGCGGGGATGGGTGATTCCCTCGAGGCTGGTGCGATCATGCGCGCGCTTATCACGCTCACCAAGGTCTTGGGGCTGGAAACCGTCGCCGAAGGGATCGAAAGCGAGAGCCAGTTTGTCCAGTTGCATGCCTTAGGCATCGACTATTGCCAAGGCTACTACTTCAGTCCTCCGGTCGAACACTCCCGCTATGAGACTTGGGTGTTCGGAGCCGAGGACGCCGCCTGA
- a CDS encoding prolyl oligopeptidase family serine peptidase has protein sequence MLRPLGVGVAVLLLSSLGLAGETVLTEAVSTRVRGGARSLVRVDPVEAQFVAGTGAAQGDFQGWTPVSAGKDGWFTGPEARGGYLAFTVKSSRDRAVFIEAPGSGTVYVDGRPRAGDPYGYGYMSLPALLKAGESHIVVQAGRGRLQVKIVDVAKPVSLDMRDATLPDVLPGEKAKQPASIVVRNATGKPAKVVLDGGAGRQAPTAVPAWSFRKVAVDLPAAKDGKVTVKLLVDGKSVDEAAVSLAVRKPGEAYKVTFVSDIDGSVQYYGVRPPLKEGPGQALFLSLHGASVEALGQAQAYGPHSWGYVICPTNRRPYGFDWEDVGRLDALEVLRHAKARFKTDPRMTYLTGHSMGGHGTWQVGGHYPGLFAAIAPSAGWISFNTYAGGYRYDMADPVQAMLARAGNTSDTTLLKRNYWQEGVYVLHGDADDNVPVTEARAMAKLLEGHPDFTLHEVPGVSHWYDTTPDAGADCVDWPGIFDMFAHHRLPATGDLRDIDFTTVSTGVSATCHWVTVLQQEHALMPSHVVLHVDLAAKRITGSVDNVARFAVDTSVWGGGEWTLELKGQKPVKFGPSDHLVTKPLPPRTFPAGAPQADEHWAAVPASSAQGEKSPARSGGFKSVFNHKVVFVYGTHGTASDNEWALATATFDAEQFAYRGNGSVLVVSDDEFTKSPLHGRNVLLFGRPGANTAWSSLVDAKSLSVAAGRVTVGTQEVSGDDLAVVGVLPRLGESETVVGFVCGSGMAGQRLCDRMPFFTSGAAFPDLVVVKASMLKDGPAGVLGGGFFSNRWDVDGGDWVWR, from the coding sequence ATGCTCCGTCCCCTCGGTGTCGGCGTCGCCGTCCTCCTCTTGTCGTCCCTCGGCTTGGCCGGCGAGACAGTCCTGACCGAGGCCGTCTCGACGCGGGTCCGAGGCGGGGCCCGGTCTCTTGTCCGGGTGGACCCGGTCGAGGCGCAGTTTGTCGCCGGGACAGGCGCGGCCCAAGGCGATTTCCAAGGATGGACTCCGGTCTCGGCAGGTAAGGACGGCTGGTTCACCGGCCCAGAGGCCCGAGGAGGCTATCTGGCGTTCACCGTCAAGTCAAGCCGAGACCGTGCGGTCTTCATCGAGGCTCCTGGCTCAGGAACTGTCTATGTCGACGGCCGACCGCGGGCTGGCGACCCCTACGGGTACGGCTACATGTCCCTCCCTGCCCTGCTCAAGGCCGGTGAATCCCACATCGTGGTGCAGGCGGGGCGGGGCCGACTCCAAGTGAAGATTGTCGACGTGGCGAAGCCCGTCTCGCTCGACATGCGCGACGCGACGTTGCCCGACGTCCTTCCAGGGGAGAAAGCAAAACAGCCCGCGTCGATCGTCGTGCGCAACGCGACGGGTAAGCCGGCCAAAGTCGTTTTGGACGGGGGCGCCGGTCGCCAGGCACCGACGGCCGTCCCGGCGTGGTCGTTCCGCAAGGTCGCGGTGGACCTGCCCGCCGCCAAGGACGGCAAGGTCACGGTTAAGCTCCTCGTCGACGGCAAGTCCGTCGACGAGGCCGCCGTCAGCCTTGCGGTGCGGAAGCCGGGCGAAGCGTACAAGGTGACCTTTGTCAGCGACATCGACGGGAGCGTGCAGTACTACGGCGTCCGACCTCCGCTCAAGGAGGGCCCGGGTCAAGCGCTGTTCCTCAGCCTGCATGGCGCAAGCGTCGAGGCCTTGGGCCAGGCACAGGCCTACGGCCCCCATTCGTGGGGGTATGTCATCTGCCCGACCAACCGTCGGCCCTACGGCTTCGACTGGGAAGACGTCGGCCGCCTGGACGCCCTCGAGGTCTTGCGACACGCCAAGGCCCGGTTCAAGACCGACCCACGCATGACGTACCTGACCGGACACTCGATGGGCGGCCACGGCACCTGGCAAGTCGGGGGGCACTATCCCGGGCTCTTCGCCGCCATCGCGCCGAGCGCAGGTTGGATCAGCTTCAACACCTACGCGGGAGGATATCGCTATGACATGGCCGACCCCGTGCAGGCGATGCTCGCCCGGGCCGGAAACACGAGCGACACGACCCTCCTGAAGCGCAACTATTGGCAAGAAGGGGTGTATGTCCTGCACGGCGACGCCGACGACAACGTCCCCGTGACCGAAGCCCGTGCCATGGCCAAGCTCCTGGAAGGACATCCTGACTTCACCTTGCACGAAGTCCCGGGAGTGAGCCACTGGTACGACACCACTCCCGACGCCGGTGCCGACTGCGTCGACTGGCCCGGGATCTTCGACATGTTCGCCCACCACCGGTTGCCCGCCACCGGCGACCTACGCGACATCGACTTCACCACGGTCTCGACCGGCGTCTCGGCGACGTGCCACTGGGTGACCGTGCTCCAACAGGAGCACGCCCTCATGCCCAGCCACGTCGTGCTCCACGTCGACCTGGCGGCCAAGCGGATCACCGGCAGTGTCGACAACGTCGCCCGCTTTGCCGTCGACACCTCGGTGTGGGGCGGTGGCGAGTGGACGTTGGAGCTCAAGGGCCAAAAGCCCGTGAAGTTCGGCCCGTCTGACCATTTGGTCACCAAGCCCTTACCGCCGCGCACATTTCCTGCCGGAGCGCCGCAGGCCGACGAGCACTGGGCCGCGGTGCCGGCTTCGTCGGCCCAAGGAGAAAAGTCGCCCGCCCGAAGCGGTGGGTTCAAGTCGGTGTTCAACCACAAGGTGGTTTTTGTCTACGGCACCCACGGTACGGCGTCTGACAATGAGTGGGCCCTCGCGACGGCGACCTTTGACGCCGAACAGTTCGCCTACCGTGGCAACGGTTCCGTCCTCGTCGTTTCCGACGACGAGTTCACCAAGTCGCCCCTTCATGGACGCAACGTCTTGCTCTTCGGACGGCCGGGAGCCAACACCGCCTGGTCGAGTTTGGTGGACGCCAAGTCCTTGTCCGTCGCAGCGGGGCGGGTGACCGTCGGCACCCAAGAAGTCTCTGGCGACGACTTGGCCGTCGTCGGCGTCCTGCCCCGACTTGGTGAGTCGGAGACCGTGGTCGGCTTTGTGTGCGGGTCAGGCATGGCGGGGCAACGCCTATGCGACCGGATGCCTTTCTTCACCAGCGGTGCGGCGTTCCCCGACCTTGTGGTCGTCAAAGCTTCCATGCTTAAGGACGGCCCGGCGGGTGTCCTGGGGGGTGGGTTCTTCAGCAACCGGTGGGACGTCGACGGAGGTGACTGGGTTTGGCGATGA
- a CDS encoding phosphotransferase, translating to MKRPWEAEIVVTPAIVRRVVQSQLPDLAGQGIEFIGSGWDNDAYRLGDIVIRFPRRHVAVDMVRFEAAVLDRLPRDLLLQVPRLHLVGKPSDAYPYPFLAYQMVKGTPVCDTPGVHWDPADASALGQFLRMVHQVPVSVGKAFRGDTLRKADVAFRLGKCQEVLAELPEDALGVPKPDILRAAVALSQTTAAQVSALVHGDLYSRHVLVDGSRLSGVIDWGDSHVGDPALDLSIAYTLLPSECEGPFFDAYGGVDQGTRERAMFRAVFYCVVLADFGVGNDDPPILETARFTARRILETIESSPGKPGP from the coding sequence ATGAAGCGCCCGTGGGAAGCGGAGATCGTGGTCACTCCAGCGATCGTGAGGAGAGTGGTCCAGAGTCAGCTCCCCGACTTGGCGGGCCAAGGGATCGAGTTCATCGGGAGCGGTTGGGACAACGACGCCTATCGGCTTGGCGACATCGTCATCAGGTTCCCGCGGCGGCACGTCGCCGTCGACATGGTGCGCTTTGAGGCGGCCGTCCTCGACCGTTTGCCGCGAGACCTCCTCCTTCAGGTTCCCCGCCTCCACCTTGTCGGCAAGCCTAGCGATGCATACCCCTATCCTTTCCTGGCTTACCAAATGGTGAAGGGGACGCCCGTCTGCGACACTCCTGGTGTGCATTGGGACCCTGCCGACGCTAGCGCACTTGGCCAGTTCCTGCGGATGGTCCATCAAGTCCCGGTCTCGGTCGGAAAGGCTTTCAGAGGTGACACGCTGCGCAAAGCCGACGTCGCCTTTCGACTCGGCAAGTGCCAGGAGGTGCTTGCCGAACTACCTGAGGACGCCCTTGGCGTACCCAAACCGGACATTCTGAGGGCTGCGGTCGCCCTCTCACAGACGACGGCGGCTCAAGTGTCGGCCCTTGTCCACGGCGACCTCTATTCCCGTCACGTGCTGGTGGACGGGAGCCGCCTCTCTGGTGTCATCGACTGGGGGGACTCCCACGTCGGCGACCCGGCCCTCGACCTCTCGATCGCCTACACATTGCTCCCGTCGGAGTGCGAAGGGCCGTTCTTCGACGCATACGGGGGCGTTGACCAGGGCACGCGGGAGCGGGCGATGTTCCGCGCCGTCTTCTATTGCGTCGTGCTGGCTGATTTCGGTGTCGGCAACGACGACCCGCCGATTCTTGAGACTGCCCGGTTCACCGCCCGCAGGATTTTGGAGACAATCGAGTCCTCTCCGGGTAAACCCGGCCCATGA
- a CDS encoding UDP-glucose--hexose-1-phosphate uridylyltransferase yields MTTEGPHRRFNPLTGEWVLVSPHRTLRPWQGQVEEAAPRPPAYEPTCYLCPGNGRAGGHVNPAYESTFVFTNDFAALLPDQPGGGQDDGLFQSQTVSGECRVLCYSPRHDLTMAEMDSRQIHQVVDLWCDQVADLGTKYRWVQVFENKGAAMGASSPHPHGQVWACDWTPQVLAQEGARQSAYQAEHGTTLLLDVAKAESGGPRVVCENDDWLFLVPFWAVWPFEGLMLPKAPLPRLNEATTTQRAALADMLREALVRYDNLFETSFPYSMGWHFAPFGEEAGHWQTHLHVYPPLLRSASVRKFLVGFELLSEPQRDLTAEQAAGRLRDVPDVHYTKR; encoded by the coding sequence ATGACGACAGAGGGGCCCCATCGCAGGTTCAACCCGCTCACCGGCGAGTGGGTCTTGGTTTCGCCACACCGCACGCTCCGCCCCTGGCAGGGACAGGTCGAGGAGGCCGCTCCTCGGCCCCCGGCGTATGAGCCGACCTGCTACCTGTGCCCAGGCAACGGTCGGGCAGGAGGACACGTCAACCCCGCCTATGAATCGACGTTCGTCTTCACCAACGACTTTGCCGCCCTACTCCCCGACCAGCCGGGCGGTGGCCAAGACGACGGCCTGTTCCAAAGCCAGACCGTGTCTGGTGAATGCCGCGTCCTGTGCTATTCGCCACGCCATGACCTGACGATGGCCGAGATGGATTCTCGTCAAATCCACCAAGTGGTCGACCTTTGGTGCGACCAGGTCGCCGACCTAGGGACGAAGTACCGTTGGGTACAAGTGTTTGAGAACAAGGGCGCGGCCATGGGCGCGTCGAGCCCCCATCCCCACGGACAGGTTTGGGCGTGTGATTGGACCCCCCAAGTGTTGGCGCAAGAGGGCGCCCGGCAGTCCGCCTACCAGGCCGAGCACGGCACCACGCTCCTTCTCGATGTGGCCAAGGCCGAATCCGGCGGCCCGCGAGTGGTGTGCGAGAACGACGATTGGCTGTTCTTGGTCCCGTTTTGGGCGGTCTGGCCCTTCGAGGGACTTATGCTTCCTAAGGCTCCTTTGCCTCGGCTGAACGAAGCGACCACCACGCAGCGCGCCGCCCTGGCCGACATGCTTCGTGAGGCCCTTGTACGTTACGACAACCTGTTCGAGACTTCCTTCCCCTACTCGATGGGCTGGCATTTCGCACCGTTTGGTGAAGAGGCGGGTCACTGGCAGACCCACCTGCACGTCTACCCCCCGCTCCTCCGTTCGGCAAGTGTACGGAAGTTTTTGGTGGGATTCGAGCTTCTGTCAGAACCGCAGCGGGATCTGACCGCCGAGCAGGCCGCCGGACGGCTGCGGGACGTGCCCGACGTCCACTACACCAAGCGATGA
- a CDS encoding M20/M25/M40 family metallo-hydrolase, with the protein MTIALLLATQASAGSLDHLVDRARLKSTVERLASWHDRNTNNPTLTEAAKWLESEFKKVPGVQVELMRYPVKKGRRVREDKEVVEVVAVLPGSDDRRILVGGHFDTINMVPRDLESSLRSRAPGANDDGSGTALTLELARVMATRKWKHTLVFVAFSGEEQGLLGSTALAKRAKSEGWKLDAVFNNDMVGNSSNNQGRHETKLVRVFSELSDQHQSRELARFVAYAGGSKDFGAMLVFRHDRFGRGGDHTPFNNEGFTAVRVTDVVEEFSRQHTPDDLPENVDFDYLSNVTKLNLRSMSLLADAGEQPTAVRVDRRQGHSTHITWRSTPGTSYTVYWRATTSPVWQAHKDVGAASEFTIATVNKDDNIFGVGATGGIPVEAR; encoded by the coding sequence ATGACCATCGCCCTGCTCCTGGCCACCCAAGCGTCTGCCGGCAGTCTCGACCATTTGGTCGACCGTGCCCGGCTCAAATCTACCGTGGAACGTCTTGCCAGTTGGCACGACCGCAACACGAACAATCCAACCCTGACGGAAGCGGCCAAATGGCTGGAAAGTGAGTTCAAGAAGGTCCCCGGAGTCCAGGTCGAACTGATGAGGTATCCGGTCAAGAAGGGCCGCCGTGTCCGTGAGGACAAGGAAGTCGTCGAGGTCGTCGCGGTGTTGCCTGGCTCGGACGACCGCCGCATCCTGGTCGGCGGACACTTTGACACGATCAACATGGTGCCGCGCGACTTGGAATCGTCACTCCGCTCACGAGCACCAGGGGCGAACGACGACGGCAGCGGCACAGCGCTGACCCTTGAACTGGCCCGGGTCATGGCGACAAGAAAGTGGAAGCACACCCTGGTCTTCGTCGCCTTCAGCGGCGAGGAGCAGGGGCTGCTCGGTTCGACCGCTTTGGCCAAACGGGCGAAGAGCGAGGGTTGGAAGCTCGACGCGGTCTTCAACAACGACATGGTCGGCAACAGCAGCAACAATCAGGGGAGGCACGAGACCAAGCTCGTCCGTGTCTTCAGCGAACTGTCTGACCAACACCAAAGTCGCGAGTTGGCCCGGTTCGTGGCCTACGCCGGCGGTTCGAAAGACTTTGGAGCCATGCTCGTCTTCCGGCACGACCGGTTCGGCCGCGGGGGCGACCACACGCCGTTCAACAACGAGGGTTTCACCGCCGTGCGCGTCACCGACGTCGTGGAGGAGTTCAGCCGCCAGCACACGCCTGACGACCTTCCAGAGAATGTCGATTTCGACTACCTCAGCAACGTCACCAAGCTCAACTTGAGGTCGATGAGCCTTCTGGCCGACGCGGGTGAGCAACCGACCGCAGTGCGTGTCGACCGCCGTCAAGGCCACAGCACTCACATCACCTGGCGGTCGACTCCGGGGACGAGCTACACGGTGTACTGGCGCGCGACGACATCACCGGTATGGCAGGCGCACAAGGACGTCGGCGCCGCTTCGGAGTTCACCATCGCCACGGTCAACAAGGACGACAACATCTTTGGGGTCGGGGCGACGGGCGGCATTCCGGTCGAGGCCCGGTGA